One Bos indicus isolate NIAB-ARS_2022 breed Sahiwal x Tharparkar chromosome 10, NIAB-ARS_B.indTharparkar_mat_pri_1.0, whole genome shotgun sequence DNA window includes the following coding sequences:
- the LOC109565037 gene encoding LOW QUALITY PROTEIN: large ribosomal subunit protein uL3 (The sequence of the model RefSeq protein was modified relative to this genomic sequence to represent the inferred CDS: inserted 1 base in 1 codon; deleted 2 bases in 1 codon; substituted 1 base at 1 genomic stop codon), which yields MSHRKFSAPRHGSLGFLPRKRSSQHRKKVKSFPKDDSSKPVHLTAFLGYKAGMTHIVREVDRPGSKVNKKEVVEAVTIMETPPMVIVGIVGYVETPXRLRTFKTIFAEHISDECKRRFYKNWHKSKKKAFTKYCKKWQDADSKKPLERDFSSMKKYCQVIRVIAHTQMCLLPLRQKKAYLMEVQVNGGTVEAEKLDWARERLEQQVPVSQVFGQDEMINVIGVTKGQGYKGVTSRWHTKKLPCKTHRGLRKVACIGAWHPAWVAFSVAPAGQKGYHHRTEINKKIYKMGQGYLIKDGKLIKNNASTDYDLSDKSINPLGGFVHYGEVTNDFVMLRGCVVGTKKXVLTLHKSLLVQTKWRALEKIDLKCIDTTSKFGHGRFQTVEEKKAFMGPLKKDRIAKEEGA from the exons ATGTCTCATAGGAAGTTCTCTGCTCCCAGGCACGGGTCCCTGGGCTTCCTGCCTCGGAAGCGCAGCAGCCAGCACCGCAAGAAGGTGAAGAGCTTCCCCAAGGATGACTCTTCCAAGCCCGTACACCTCACTGCCTTTCTTGGCTACAAGGCTGGCATGACCCACATTGTGAGGGAGGTCGATAGGCCAGGGTCCAAGGTGAACAAGAAGGAAGTTGTGGAGGCTGTGACCATCATGGAGACTCCACCCATGGTGATTGTGGGCATCGTGGGCTACGTGGAAACAC TGAGGCTCCGGACCTTTAAGACCATCTTTGCTGAGCATATCAGCGACGAGTGCAAAAGGCGCTTCTACAAGAACTGGCATAAGTCCAAGAAGAAGGCCTTCACCAAATACTGCAAGAAGTGGCAGGACGCAGACAGCAAGAAGCCCCTTGAGAGGGACTTCAGCAGCATGAAAAAGTACTGTCAGGTCATCCGTGTCATTGCCCACACCCAGATGTGCCTGCTTCCTCTGCGCCAGAAGAAGGCATACCTCATGGAGGTCCAGGTGAACGGAGGCACTGTT GAGGCCGAGAAACTGGACTGGGCCCGCGAGAGGCTTGAGCAGCAGGTCCCTGTGAGCCAAGTGTTTGGCCAGGATGAGATGATTAATGTCATTGGGGTGACCAAGGGCCAAGGCTACAAAGGTGTCACCAGCCGTTGGCACACCAAGAAGCTGCCCTGTAAGACCCATCGAGGGCTGCGCAAGGTTGCCTGTATTGGGGCGTGGCATCCTGCCTGGGTGGCCTTCTCTGTGGCTCCAGCTGGGCAGAAAGGCTACCATCACCGCACTGAGATCAACAAGAAGATCTACAAGATGGGTCAGGGCTACCTCATCAAGGACGGCAAACTGATCAAGAACAATGCCTCTACTGATTACGATCTGTCTGACAAGAGCATCAACCCTCTGGGTGGCTTTGTCCACTACGGTGAGGTGACCAATGACTTTGTCATGCTCAGAGGCTGCGTGGTGGGAACCAAGAAGTGAGTGCTCACTCTGCACAAGTCCTTGCTGGTACAGACCAAATGGCGGGCCCTGGAGAAGATCGACCTCAAATGTATTGACACCACCTCCAAATTTGGTCATGGTCGCTTCCAGACTGTGGAGGAGAAGAAAGCCTTCATGGGACCACTTAAGAAGGACCGAATTGCAAAGGAAGAAGGGGCCTAA